In Kazachstania africana CBS 2517 chromosome 4, complete genome, the following are encoded in one genomic region:
- the PHO86 gene encoding Pho86p (similar to Saccharomyces cerevisiae PHO86 (YJL117W); ancestral locus Anc_1.238) — translation MSELSNRAGKKKVKNNGPRVVPQVDASLDKPLDKDAPPTIFQKNLTPEYASAALNLSIDFLKQQQSMANKYLIVHPLTISSIALFLIIFLTPRLVYPSTAPFSSVSTYLLQFIKVNQREVLGALLFTIILTSFLFTFLSRISDHFFKSKIRHIVQKDGEPVFNLNLKSEIPENGSADTNIIIYRGTPISLISVSENNVLSSLDSLVMNINTIGCRQVYTRSGILEDLIDWAMIRTKQVGVTRNKTNKSMKLIIEVYSFDETLKKILQKKGFKLVSKGKLNENRLLGGLFGVKRELWGVQFHIQPRSTQKA, via the coding sequence ATGTCTGAATTATCTAATAGGGCTGGTAAGAAGAAAGTAAAGAATAATGGTCCAAGGGTAGTTCCGCAGGTCGATGCATCATTGGACAAACCCTTGGACAAAGATGCTCCCCCAActatctttcaaaagaatttgacTCCAGAATACGCTTCAGCTGCATTGAACCTATCCATTGATTTTCTAAAACAACAGCAATCGATGGCTAATAAATACTTGATTGTACATCCATTGACTATCTCTTCAATTGCGCTATTTTTGATTATCTTTCTAACTCCAAGATTAGTCTATCCATCAACTGCTCCCTTTTCTTCTGTTTCTACGTATTTGTTGCAATTTATTAAAGTGAACCAAAGAGAAGTATTAGGCGCACTGTTATTCACAATCATCTTAACCTCTTTTCTATTTACTTTTCTTTCCAGAATTTCAGATCATTTCTTTAAATCGAAGATCCGCCATATTGTTCAAAAAGATGGTGAACCAGTgttcaatttgaatttgaagagtGAAATTCCAGAAAATGGTAGTGCTGATAcaaatatcattatttacaGAGGAACCCCAATTTCCTTGATCTCTGtttctgaaaataatgttCTAAGCTCGCTAGACTCGCTAGTTATGAACATCAATACCATTGGTTGCAGGCAAGTATATACCAGAAGTGGTATCCTAGAAGATTTGATCGATTGGGCAATGATCAGAACTAAACAAGTAGGTGTGACCAGGaataaaacaaataaatcaatgaaattaatcATTGAAGTTTATTCTTTCGATGAAaccttgaaaaaaatattacaaaagaaGGGTTTCAAGCTCGTTTCAAAGGGTAAACTTAACGAGAATAGATTACTAGGTGGTCTGTTTGGTGTAAAAAGAGAATTATGGGGTgttcaatttcatattcaACCAAGATCCACTCAGAAAGCATGA
- the NCA3 gene encoding SUN family protein NCA3 (similar to Saccharomyces cerevisiae NCA3 (YJL116C) and UTH1 (YKR042W); ancestral locus Anc_1.241): MKLSLTTLFLTVSTVSAVALPKGASHHDKHHQEKRDIVTVTEYVTAGAAEYVSTVSAASTTTTLAPTEATEATATASSPSSTTESSSSSSGIDGDLSNFSNPTKKFEDGTIKCSSFPSGQGVIALDWLDLDGWSSIADSNGKSVSSCSDGHYCSYACQAGMSKTQWPSDQPDNGQTVGGLYCKDGYLYRSNTDTDYLCAWDTDSATVENQSSNGAVAMCRTDYPGDENMVIPTYVKEGSSKPISVVDESTYFKWQGKETSSQYYVNNAGVSVEDGCVWGSSGSGVGNWAPLIVGAGYTNGKTYLSLVPNPNNGDAANFNVKIVATDGSSINGDCYYEDGSFSSSDGCTVTVTSGSATIVFY; the protein is encoded by the coding sequence ATGAAGCTTTCTCTTACAACACTATTCCTTACTGTCTCCACTGTCAGCGCCGTCGCACTTCCTAAAGGGGCTTCTCATCACGACAAACACCACCAAGAAAAACGTGACATCGTCACTGTCACAGAATATGTTACTGCTGGTGCCGCTGAATACGTTTCCACAGTCAGCGCAGCAAGCACTACGACTACCCTAGCTCCTACTGAAGCTACCGAAGCCACTGCTACAGcttcttctccttcttctACTACCGAGTCCTCATCCTCGTCATCTGGCATTGATGGCGACTTGTCTAACTTTTCGAACCctaccaaaaaatttgaagatggaACTATCAAGTGTTCCAGTTTCCCTTCAGGCCAGGGTGTCATTGCTTTGGATTGGTTAGACCTTGATGGATGGTCATCTATTGCCGACAGTAACGGTAAAAGTGTGTCATCTTGTTCTGATGGTCATTACTGTTCATATGCATGCCAGGCAGGTATGTCTAAGACTCAATGGCCGTCAGATCAACCTGACAATGGTCAAACTGTTGGTGGTTTATACTGTAAGGACGGATATCTCTACCGTTCCAATACTGACACTGATTATTTATGTGCTTGGGATACTGACAGCGCAACTGTTGAGAACCAGAGTAGCAATGGTGCGGTTGCAATGTGTAGAACAGATTATCCAGGTGATGAAAACATGGTTATTCCAACATACGTCAAGGAGGGTTCTAGTAAACCAATTTCTGTCGTTGATGAAAGTACTTACTTCAAATGGCAGGGAAAGGAAACATCCTCTCAATACTATGTTAATAATGCTGGTGTCTCTGTCGAAGATGGTTGTGTCTGGGGCTCGTCTGGTTCTGGAGTTGGAAACTGGGCCCCTTTGATCGTTGGTGCTGGTTATACAAACGGTAAGACATACTTATCTTTGGTTCCAAATCCAAACAACGGTGATGCTGCTAACTTCAACGTCAAGATTGTGGCCACCGATGGTTCATCCATTAATGGAGATTGCTACTACGAAGATGGCTCATTCTCAAGTTCTGACGGTTGCACGGTCACCGTTACATCCGGCTCTGCTACAATTGTCTTTTATTGA